In Flavobacterium endoglycinae, one DNA window encodes the following:
- a CDS encoding DUF2683 family protein: MNLTLKNVKKKDLPVLKALAKRLGFEIEKIEKPYNPEFVKEILQGQKDIEEDRGIKMTIEDIDKLWK; this comes from the coding sequence ATGAATCTAACTCTGAAAAACGTAAAGAAAAAAGATTTGCCTGTTTTAAAAGCACTAGCAAAACGTTTAGGTTTTGAAATTGAAAAGATAGAAAAACCATATAATCCTGAATTTGTAAAAGAGATTTTACAAGGGCAGAAAGATATTGAAGAAGACAGAGGAATTAAAATGACGATTGAAGATATAGACAAATTATGGAAATAA
- the sufB gene encoding Fe-S cluster assembly protein SufB: MSKYTEDDLKIELETKEYEYGFYTNIESETFPIGLNEEIVRAISLKKEEPEWMTEWRIEAFRAWKEMIEPEWANVSYEKPDFQAISYYSAPKTVDPNKTLDDVDPELLEMYKKLGISVDEQKKMNNIAMDIVVDSVSVATTFKKTLAEKGIIFCPISEAIKEHPELVKKYLGTVVPQKDNFYAALNSAVFSDGSFCYIPKGVKCPMELSTYFRINQAGTGQFERTLVIADEGSYVSYLEGCTAPSRDENQLHAAVVELIALDDAEIKYSTVQNWFPGNKEGKGGVYNFVTKRGLCETNAKISWTQVETGSAVTWKYPSCVLKGDNSVGEFYSIAVTNNFQQADTGTKMIHLGKNTKSTIISKGISAGKSQNSYRGLVQISPRAENARNFSQCDSLLMGNNCGAHTFPYIESKNPSAKIEHEATTSKIGEDQVFYCNQRGIPTEKAIALIVNGFSKDVLNKLPMEFAVEAQKLLEISLEGSVG, translated from the coding sequence ATGAGCAAATACACCGAAGACGATTTAAAAATCGAACTGGAAACTAAAGAATATGAGTACGGATTTTATACCAATATAGAATCTGAAACTTTCCCTATTGGCTTAAACGAAGAGATTGTAAGAGCTATTTCGCTTAAAAAAGAAGAACCTGAATGGATGACCGAATGGCGTATCGAGGCTTTCCGTGCTTGGAAAGAAATGATCGAACCAGAATGGGCAAACGTAAGTTATGAAAAACCAGACTTTCAGGCTATTTCCTATTATTCAGCTCCAAAAACAGTAGATCCTAATAAAACTTTGGATGATGTAGATCCAGAATTATTAGAGATGTACAAAAAGTTAGGAATCTCTGTAGATGAACAGAAAAAAATGAACAATATCGCTATGGATATCGTTGTCGATTCTGTTTCTGTTGCTACAACTTTCAAGAAAACTTTGGCAGAAAAAGGAATTATTTTCTGTCCGATTTCTGAAGCCATTAAAGAACATCCAGAATTAGTAAAAAAATATTTAGGTACAGTTGTTCCTCAAAAAGATAACTTCTACGCGGCGCTAAACTCAGCTGTTTTCTCTGACGGAAGTTTCTGTTATATTCCAAAAGGCGTAAAATGCCCAATGGAACTTTCAACGTATTTCCGAATCAATCAAGCAGGAACTGGACAATTCGAAAGAACGCTGGTTATTGCTGACGAAGGAAGCTACGTTTCTTACCTTGAAGGATGTACAGCGCCAAGCCGTGACGAAAACCAATTACACGCTGCTGTAGTGGAACTAATCGCTTTGGATGATGCTGAAATTAAATATTCGACAGTTCAAAACTGGTTTCCTGGAAATAAAGAAGGAAAAGGCGGGGTTTACAACTTCGTAACCAAAAGAGGTTTATGCGAAACAAACGCTAAGATTTCTTGGACACAAGTTGAAACAGGTTCTGCTGTAACTTGGAAATATCCTTCTTGCGTACTTAAAGGAGATAATTCAGTAGGAGAATTTTATTCTATTGCTGTTACCAATAATTTCCAACAAGCAGATACTGGAACAAAAATGATCCATTTAGGTAAAAACACTAAATCGACTATTATTTCTAAAGGTATTTCGGCTGGAAAATCACAAAATAGCTACCGTGGTTTAGTGCAAATCTCGCCAAGGGCAGAAAATGCAAGAAACTTTTCTCAATGTGACTCTTTATTAATGGGTAACAATTGCGGTGCGCATACTTTCCCTTACATCGAAAGTAAAAATCCATCAGCAAAAATCGAGCACGAAGCAACAACAAGTAAAATTGGAGAAGATCAAGTTTTCTACTGCAACCAAAGAGGTATTCCGACTGAAAAAGCGATTGCTTTAATTGTAAACGGCTTCAGTAAAGACGTATTGAACAAACTTCCAATGGAATTTGCGGTTGAAGCTCAAAAATTATTAGAGATTTCTTTAGAAGGTTCTGTAGGATAA
- a CDS encoding flavodoxin family protein yields MENKKVIILGSSRKNGNTTKIVDLLSKEHNIDVINLSDYIISYYDYESKNIDDDFLPLIRGIIEKYDTLIFATPVYWYNMSGILKVFFDRFSDLIRIEKETGRKLRGKKIGVISNSHDTVIEDSFYIPFKKTSDYLGMEYLGHAHFNANVLNQTTKIELTFI; encoded by the coding sequence ATGGAAAATAAAAAAGTAATCATTTTAGGTTCTTCCAGAAAAAACGGAAACACAACAAAAATTGTAGACCTACTTTCTAAAGAACACAACATAGATGTAATTAATTTAAGTGATTATATTATATCCTATTATGATTACGAAAGCAAAAATATAGACGATGATTTTTTGCCTTTGATTAGAGGAATTATCGAAAAATACGACACGCTGATTTTTGCAACGCCTGTTTATTGGTATAATATGAGCGGAATTTTAAAGGTCTTTTTTGATCGGTTTTCAGATTTAATCCGAATTGAAAAAGAAACTGGAAGAAAACTAAGAGGAAAGAAAATTGGCGTGATATCAAATTCACACGATACTGTAATCGAAGACAGTTTTTACATTCCGTTCAAAAAAACGTCTGATTATTTGGGCATGGAATATTTAGGGCACGCGCATTTTAATGCTAATGTTCTAAACCAAACAACAAAAATAGAATTGACATTTATATAA
- the sufC gene encoding Fe-S cluster assembly ATPase SufC, which yields MLSIKNLHAAIGDKEILKGINIEVKAGEVHAIMGPNGSGKSTLSAVIAGNENYDVTDGEVILDGEDLADLAPEERAHKGVFLSFQYPVEIPGVSVTNFMKTAINETRKANGQEEMPANEMLKVIREKSELLEIDRKFLSRSLNEGFSGGEKKRNEIFQMAMLEPKLAILDETDSGLDIDALRIVANGVNKLKSDKNAIIVITHYQRLLDYIVPDFVHVLYNGRIVKSGGKELAYELEEKGYDWIKAEN from the coding sequence ATGTTATCAATAAAAAACCTTCACGCCGCGATTGGTGATAAAGAAATCCTTAAGGGAATTAATATAGAAGTTAAAGCTGGAGAAGTTCACGCGATAATGGGACCAAACGGTTCTGGAAAAAGTACCCTTTCTGCTGTTATTGCAGGAAACGAAAACTATGATGTTACAGATGGAGAGGTAATTCTTGACGGAGAAGATCTTGCTGATTTAGCTCCTGAAGAAAGAGCACATAAAGGTGTTTTCCTTTCTTTTCAATATCCGGTAGAAATTCCTGGAGTTAGTGTAACTAACTTTATGAAAACGGCTATTAACGAAACTCGTAAAGCAAACGGTCAGGAAGAAATGCCTGCAAACGAAATGCTAAAAGTAATTCGTGAAAAATCGGAATTATTAGAAATCGACCGTAAATTTTTATCTCGTTCTTTAAATGAAGGTTTTTCTGGAGGAGAGAAAAAAAGAAACGAGATTTTCCAAATGGCAATGTTAGAGCCAAAATTAGCAATCCTAGACGAAACCGATTCTGGTCTTGATATCGATGCCTTAAGAATTGTGGCTAATGGTGTAAACAAATTAAAAAGCGACAAAAACGCAATTATCGTTATCACGCACTACCAACGTTTGCTAGATTATATCGTTCCAGATTTCGTTCACGTTCTTTACAACGGAAGAATCGTAAAATCAGGAGGAAAAGAATTGGCTTACGAATTAGAAGAAAAAGGATACGACTGGATTAAGGCAGAAAACTAG
- the sufD gene encoding Fe-S cluster assembly protein SufD yields MDLKEKLVSSFMAFEERVDVHSDLHDIRTNAIKNFENKGFPTKREEAWKYTSLNAILKNDFTVFPKQENAIEFNQVKKYFLHEIDTYKLVFIDGVFSSHLSSTTHDGIDVCLMSSALTKPKYKMVIDTYFNQIASKDDSLTSLNTAFAIEGAFINIPKKKVADKPIEIMYFSTGNEAALMVQPRNLIIVGENSHVQIIERHQSLNENPVLTNSVTEIFAQKRAIVDYYKIQNDNSEANLVDNTYVSQQQESHASVHTFSFGGNLTRNNLNFYHFGERLTSTLNGISILNDKQHVDHYTLVNHAQPNCESFQDYKGIFSDRSTGVFNGKVLVEKEAQKTNAFQKSNNILLSDKATINAKPQLEIFADDVKCSHGCTVGQLDETAMFYMQSRGIPKKEAKALLMYAFSNAVIESIKIPELKQRITKIIAMKLGVNLGFDL; encoded by the coding sequence ATGGATTTAAAAGAAAAATTAGTATCGTCTTTTATGGCTTTTGAAGAGCGTGTTGATGTGCATTCAGATTTGCATGACATCCGTACAAATGCTATAAAAAACTTCGAAAATAAAGGTTTCCCAACCAAAAGGGAAGAAGCTTGGAAATATACATCGCTAAATGCCATCTTAAAAAATGACTTTACGGTTTTTCCAAAGCAGGAAAATGCAATCGAATTCAATCAGGTAAAAAAATACTTTTTACACGAAATCGACACTTATAAATTGGTTTTTATTGATGGCGTTTTCAGTTCGCATTTGTCTTCTACAACCCACGACGGAATTGATGTTTGTTTGATGTCTTCGGCATTGACCAAACCGAAATATAAAATGGTTATTGATACTTACTTTAATCAAATTGCAAGCAAGGATGATAGTTTGACATCATTGAATACTGCTTTTGCAATCGAAGGTGCGTTTATCAATATTCCAAAGAAAAAAGTAGCTGACAAACCTATTGAAATCATGTATTTCTCAACTGGAAATGAAGCTGCTTTAATGGTACAGCCAAGAAATTTGATTATTGTAGGTGAAAATTCACATGTTCAAATTATCGAGCGTCACCAAAGTTTGAATGAAAATCCTGTATTAACGAATTCGGTTACGGAAATTTTCGCTCAAAAACGTGCTATTGTTGATTATTACAAAATTCAAAACGACAACAGCGAAGCAAATTTAGTGGACAATACTTATGTTTCACAACAGCAAGAAAGCCACGCTTCTGTTCATACTTTTTCATTCGGAGGAAACCTTACGCGTAACAACTTAAACTTTTACCATTTCGGAGAAAGATTGACAAGTACGCTTAACGGAATTTCTATCTTGAATGACAAACAACACGTTGACCATTATACATTGGTAAACCACGCACAGCCAAACTGCGAAAGTTTCCAAGATTATAAAGGAATTTTCTCTGATCGTTCGACAGGAGTTTTCAACGGAAAAGTTTTGGTAGAAAAAGAAGCCCAGAAAACAAACGCTTTCCAAAAAAGCAACAACATTTTATTGAGCGATAAAGCGACAATCAACGCAAAACCACAATTGGAAATTTTTGCTGATGACGTAAAATGTTCTCACGGATGTACAGTTGGACAGCTTGATGAAACAGCAATGTTCTACATGCAGTCTCGCGGAATCCCGAAAAAAGAAGCTAAAGCTTTATTGATGTACGCATTCTCAAATGCGGTTATCGAAAGCATTAAAATACCAGAATTAAAACAAAGAATTACTAAAATCATTGCCATGAAATTAGGTGTGAATTTAGGATTTGATTTGTAG